A region of the bacterium genome:
TCGGGCCTCAGCACGGAATATTTTCCGACGTGCAGGACAACATGGTGGAGACCGGCCACGGCAGCGACCCCCGGTTCGGCCTCCCCGTCTGGTCGCTCTACGGCGAGACGAGAAAGCCCACGCCGGAAATGCTGGAGGGCCTCGATACCCTGCTCGTGGACATTCAGGACGTGGGGACGCGGGTCTACACCTTCGTCTGGACCCTGAAGCTCGCGATGGAAGCCTGCGGCGAGAGGGGAATCCGCCTCGTCGTCCTCGACAGGCCGAACCCCATAAACGCGGATGCGGTAGAGGGAAATATACTCGAAGCGGCCCACTCCTCCTTCGTCGGCCTTCTCGGGATACCCATGCGCCACGGCATGACCATCGGCGAACTTGCGCTCTGGTTCGTGCGCCACGGCGGCGTCTCCTGCGACCTCACGGTCGTCCGTATGGAGAATTACAGCCGGAAGATGTGCTGGGAGGAGACCGGAAGACCGTGGGTAATGACCTCGCCTAACCTCCCCACCCCCGACACCGCCCTCGTCTACCCCGGAACGGTCCTTCTGGAAGGGACGAACGCAAGCGAGGGGAGGGGGACGACGCGCCCTTTCGAGCTTGTCGGCGGGCCGTGGGGCAGGCCGGAGGAACTGGCCGGAGAACTCGGAAAGCTAGGCCTCCCCGGCGTTCATTTCCGCCCGGCGGTCTTTTTGCCGACCTTCCAGAAGTGGGGAGGCACCGACTGCATGGGGGTTCAGCTTCACGTCACGGACAAAGCCCTCTTCAAGCCCTATCTGACGGGGCTCGGCGTCCTCCG
Encoded here:
- a CDS encoding DUF1343 domain-containing protein, with protein sequence MVTTGLEVFAKNPRRYSPPGKRAGLLLSAASVDRNYTLARDVAREALGEDLVCLFGPQHGIFSDVQDNMVETGHGSDPRFGLPVWSLYGETRKPTPEMLEGLDTLLVDIQDVGTRVYTFVWTLKLAMEACGERGIRLVVLDRPNPINADAVEGNILEAAHSSFVGLLGIPMRHGMTIGELALWFVRHGGVSCDLTVVRMENYSRKMCWEETGRPWVMTSPNLPTPDTALVYPGTVLLEGTNASEGRGTTRPFELVGGPWGRPEELAGELGKLGLPGVHFRPAVFLPTFQKWGGTDCMGVQLHVTDKALFKPYLTGLGVLRTLWKLYRKAGFDWKAPPYEYETEKLPIHMLLGSSRVREALEAGEPLAEIEKGWQRELDGWKETRRECLLYQD